In the Candidatus Ancaeobacter aquaticus genome, CAAATGGGTTTATTAGGTAAAAAGATCGGAATGACAAAGCTCATCAAAGATGATGGTCGGGTTGTTCCTGTATCAGTACTTCAAGTCGGCCCTTGTCCAATCATTAGAAAGAAAACCACAGAAAAAGATTTTTATACTGCCCTGCAGCTTGGCTTTGATGAGAAAAAGAAGAATATTAACAAGCCTGATGCGGGTAATTTCAAGAAATCTAATACAACACCAACGAAGTTTGTTGAAGAGATCCGCTTAAATAACGATGAGGAAGCTGCATCATTTGAAGCTGGTAAGGAAATAAAGGCTATTGATGTATTTAAAACCGGTGAATTTGTTGATGTGAGTGCTACTTCTATCGGAAAAGGTTTTCAAGGTGTTATGAAGCGTCATAATATGAAGGGTTTTACTGAAAGCCGTGGTACACATGAAGTTAAACGTCATGGTGGATCAATTGGTTGTATGTATCCTCAACGTGTTATTAAAGGTAGGCATATGCCAGGGCAAATGGGTAACAAAAAAGTTACTACTCAGAACCTTGTTATTGAAGATATTAAAGAAGAAGATAATCTTATTTTGCTTCGTGGTGCAGTACCAGGCAAAAACGGTTATGTAGTGATAAAAAAAGCGATTAAGAAAATATCAGCTAAAAAATAAGTTTATACTTTATTTTTTCCGACAATAAAAACCTCATAGCTTTCCTTACGGGAACTATGAGGTTTTTGCGTTTTACAGACTTTGTACGATTTCTTCACTTCGTGGTAAAAAGCGGGAAAATCTTCTCCTTGGAATATCTTCATAATTAAATTGCCATTCTTTTTAAGCAGTGTTCTCGAAAGCTCAAAGACACGTTCGCATATGCGTAGAGATTTTTGACAATCGGTAAACCTGTCGCCGGAAGTGTTTGGTGCCGCGTCACTCATAATACAATCAAAAAGAGGACTAATCGCCTGTATTTCTTCTACTGTTACTTCAAAAATATCTCTTTGAATAAAAGTAATGTTTTTTTGAGAATCAATCTTTAAGGGTTGGACATCCACTCCTACGATTGATCCCTCATCTCCAATATGTTCTTGAGTATATTGCACCCATGAGCCGGGTGAACAGCCGATATCAAGTATGGCATCACCTTTACGAATAACCTGGTGCTTCTTTTGTATTTCTTCCAATTTATATACTGAACGAGCAAGATATTTTTCTTTTTTTGCTTTTTGGTGATAATGATCTTTACGTCTTTCGATTCTCATCGTCTGTTTTTCCCTAAAAGGATTGGTAAAAGGTGCTCTTTTCCTGTTTCTTTCAGTGCGCGTTTAACGAGCATATAATTCCTTTTTTGCGAATGCTGCAGGAGTGCTCGCTGCATTTTTCTTTCACGAACAGTTTTAGCTACATGTATAGTGTTTCCATGAAGATCTTTTTCAGCATAATACATTGCTGTTGCAAGAGTCATTGGTGTCGGGGTAAAGTCTTGTATCTGTTCGGGATTAAAGTGTAATTTCTTTGTTTCTAGTGCAAGCGATATCATATCATCAAGCGTGCACCCAGGGAACGATGAAATGAAGTAGGTTACGACATATTGTTTTTTCTTGAGAGTTTTATTCATAACGTCATATTTGCTTATAAAGTCAGTAAATTGCTTATATGGCGGTTTATGCATAAGCCGTAAGATACGGCTGACAGAATGTTCGGGCGCTATTTTCAGCTGTCCACTGATATAGTGCGCACACAGCTCTTTAAAAAAGTTGCTTTTTGTATCTTTTAACACAAGATCGTACCGTACACCTGTTGATAAAAAGACGTGTTTTACTTTTGGGTGAGAGCGAATTTTCTTTAAAAGTTTGAGCTGGTGGCTATGATCGCAGATGAGCGAATTGCAGATCTCAGTTCCCATACAGGTTTTATCTTTACATTTACCAGATCGAGCCATTTTTATGCAATGCATCATATACATATTTGCTGTCGGACCGCCTACATCAGAAATAGTTCCTCTAAAACTTTTCATATGCGTTATTGCAGTGACCTCTTTTAATATAGATGTTTCACTGCGAGACTGTACCTGTGTTCCCTGATGTGCCGATATCGAACAAAATGTGCAGTTACCCATACATCCGCGATGGCTTGTGATAGAGAATTGTACTGGAGTGAGTGCTGGTATCCCCCCTTGTGCCTTGTATGAGGGATGCGCCTCTCGCGTATAGGGAAGATCATATATGAGATCGATATCTTTTGCGGCCAGAGGCATGGGTGGGGGTAGCTGGATAATATACCTTTGCCCTGTTTTTTGCACGAGTGTTTTACCGTGAAAGGGATCTTGCTCGCTGTATATCTTCTTTGTTGCATGGATAAGATTTTCTTTGTCAGAAAGAATGTCTTCATACGATGGAAGGAATACTGCATCATTATATAGGGAAACATCACGCCTAGTTATCATTGTGCCGCGTATTGTATCTAATGACTCGATAGTGTCACCCTGGTTTAGTCTATTTGCAATCTCAACTATTTGTGTTTCGCCCATACCATAGGCAAGGATATGTGCACCTGAATCAAGAAGAATTGATCTGCGCAGTTTGTCTTCAAGGTAATCATAATGGGCAAACCGCCTGAGACTTGCTTCAAGTCCACCGATAATGATAGGTATTTTACCGAATGCTTCACGCACTTTATTGGTGTATGCAATAAGTGGCCGGTTTGGTCTCAAACCGGTTTCCCCTCCCGGTGAGTATGCGTCAGCACTGCGGCGTTTCTTTACCGGTGTATAATGCGAGACAAGCCAGTCAAGATTGCCACCGGAAATACCGACAAAGAGGCGAGGAGTGCCCATAACAGTAAAATCTTTTATTGAAAGCCAGTTTGGTTGCGCAATAATACCGACCTTATATCCTTTGCTTTCAAGCACGCGGGATAATATGGCTATACCAAAAGAGGGGTGGTCGCAATATGCGTCGGCACTCACAAGAAGAATATCAAGCTCTTTCCATCCGCGTTTGGTTATTTCGTTTTTATTTGTAGGCAGCAGCTGCATTCTTTAATATTACCATACTGTCCTTAGGGGAGATACAACAAAGATATTTGCGTACTTTTGTGTTGCCATTAAAAAGATTATTGTTACAATGTTCAGTCTCTCAACATTTCCAGGAATAGCTTCTAGGTACAATACATGAAAAAAGAACGAAAAATATTGCGGTTAGCACTAGCTCAGATAAATCCTACTGTTGGCGATTTGTCCGGCAATGTAAAAAAGATCAATAGTTTCATCACTAAAGCCAAAGACAGTGATGTTGATATTATTGTGTTTCCCGAGCAGGTCGTGCCGGGATACCCAGCCGAAGATCTTCTTCTAAAGAAACAGTTCGTAAATGATAATAAACGCGCATTACGTAAAGTAGTAGAAAATACAAGCGGTATTGTTGCCATTGTCGGTAATCTCAAATCATACAAAGATACATTGTATAATTCTGCGTGCGTGATGAGTGATCGAAAAATACATGGCTGTTACAATAAGATGTTTTTGCCGAATTACGGGGTGTTTGATGAAAAGAGATACTTTGATAAAGGGGAAGAACACTGTATTTTTCTGAAAAATAATGTGCCTATAGGCATTAATATTTGTGAAGATCTCTGGGTAGAAAAAGGTTCAACAAATGTTCTTGCCAGGTGCGGGGCCCAGCTTGTTATAAATCTTTCTGCCTCACCGTACCATTTAAAGAAGAAAAAAGAGCGTGAAGACCTGTTTAGATCTAAGGCGCTTTCCTATAAAGTAAATGTTGTGTATGTCAATATGGTTGGTGGTCAGGATGAAATACTTTTTGATGGAGCGAGTGTCGCCATTGATAAAAGCGGTAAAGTGATTGCTTCAGCGAAACAGTTTGAGGAAGATCTCGTCATATTTGATATGGAGTTTCAAAAAACATCTTCAATGACAGAAGTAAAGAAAAGGGCAAAAGGGCACCCTGTTAATGTTGTAAAGCTTGAGGGGCATGAAAAAGGAACAGAACGTGCACCACTGACACCTGTTATTCAGAAACAGATGAGGGAAGAAAAAGAAATTTATAGCGCTTTAGTGTTAGGCACCAGAGATTATGTCAAAAAGAACGGTTTTCAAAAGGTGGTGCTTGGCATATCCGGGGGGATTGATTCAAGCTTAGTTGCAAGTATTGCTGTTGATGCGCTTGGTCCTGATAATGTCATAGGTGTTTTTATGCCGTCACGATATACGTCGGATGAGAGCAAAAAAGATGCAGAAGAACTTGCAACGAATCTTAAAATAAAACTGCATACCGTACCGATAGATCATATCTTTGGCGTATATCTAAAAGAAATGAGAAGTTTCTTTGCGGGAAAAAAAGCGAATATTGCTGAAGAAAATATTCAGGCACGCATCAGAGGTAATCTCTTGATGGCATTTTCAAACAAGCTTGGATGGCTTGTCTTAACGACAGGCAACAAAAGTGAAATGAGCGTGGGGTATTGCACTCTTTACGGTGATATGGCAGGCGGTTTTGCAATTATTAAGGATGTGTTGAAAGAAAGAGTTTATAAACTGTCTCTTTTTGTGAATATGTATAAGGGATATAATATTATTCCGGTCAATGTGATACGCAAGGAACCGACAGCAGAATTAAGAGCTAATCAGAAAGATTCAGATAGTTTGCCGCAATATTCGAGTCTTGACCCGATCTTAAAGAATTACATTGAAAAAAATAAGAGCCATAAAGATCTCTTTAAAATGGGTTTTGAAAAACGTACGGCAATGAGAATGATGAACCTGGTTGATTCTAATGAATATAAACGCCGGCAAGCCCCGCCGGGGATAAAAATCAGTCCATTAGCGTTTGGAAGGGATAGACGCTACCCAATAACCAATAAGTACCGCATAAAAGGTAACAGCAAAAGTCATTTCTAATAAATTCTTCATTTTTTCGATTGTCAAAACACAAAAATGATTTACAATGAGAATTGTACCGTTGATTAACTGTGGAAGCTAAAAAGGAGAGTAGTAATTATGTATAATGATGATGCGTATGAAGAAGATGAATTGATGGATTATGTTGAGGATTTTGAGGATGCGCTACGTGAAATCATCGATGATTTACCTGAGTTTAAAGATCTCATGGATTTCTTGAAGAATAGACATGGCAATATAGCTCTCTATATGGGTGTTCAGGTTGTTGGAGATAAAGGGAAGAAGAAGCAAAATAAAAGATCTCCAAAAGACGGCAAAATAAGAAGACTGCCCATACAGTTTGAGTTTACTCAAAATGATAAGAAATTCCTGAAATCGCTTCACATAGATTGCGATATTTGATATATCTGACAAATAACATATTCTGGATACAATGGAACAAACGCAAACAGTAAACATATTTATAGCGTTTCTTGCGGGACTCTTATCTTTTCTATCTCCGTGTATATTGCCTTTAATACCATCATATCTGTTTTTTATTACTGGTTTGTCTGTAAAGCAGCTATCCGAAGAAACTCAAAGAGCAAAGGTAAGGACAACAGCTCTTTTAAATTCTGTAAGTTTTGTTCTTGGATTTACGCTTGTTTTTTGTGCGCTGGGTGCTACCGCGTCATTTATTGGGCAGAAACTGTTTGAGTACCAGTATATTATTATGAAGGTTGGTGGTGCGTTTATTATCCTTTTCGGTATACATCTTACCGGTATATTTTCGTTTGGTTTTCTTCAAAAAGAAAAAAAAGTCCATGTCAGAAGCAAAAAGTGGGGATATTTGGGGTCATTTATTGTGGGCCTTGCGTTTGGGGCTGGTTGGACACCGTGTGTAGGGCCGATACTTGGTTCAATACTTGTTATGGCAGGTACTACGGGCGAAATGTATAAAGGAGTGATCCTTTTAGGTTTTTATTCTTTAGGGATAGGCCTCCCCTTTATATTTGCTACACTTGCGGTTAATACCTTTCTCGGCTTGCTGGAACGCTTCAAAAAATGGATCAAAGTATTTTCAATACTCAGCGGTGTTTTCCTTATTATTGTCGGAATACTTCTTTTTACTAACCAGTTTACTGTTTTGTCAAACTGGCTCGTGCAGATCACCACAAACTGACTTCGTCAGATTTCCTAAAAAAGAGTCACATAAAGTCTGTTTCAGCTCTACGCCAAATTATCTCGATTTTTCTACGCCAACACGATTACAATATTTGTGTAGAGGGCATGTGCTGCATAGTGGTGAGATGGGTCTGCAGAGATTTTGTCCATAGCTGACAAGTAAATCGTTGTAGATTATCCAGTGTTTTTTTGGAAGGATCTCCCTTAAGGTAAATTCTGTTTCATTCGGATTTTTTGTTTTAACCAATCCGAACCGGTTTGATATCCGATGAACATGTGTATCAACACATATTCCGTATTTTCCATATCCGAGCGTTACGACAAGATTCGCTGTTTTTCGGCCAACACCCTTTAATGTTAAAAGATCATCGATCGTATCAGGGACCTTACCTTTATATTGATTAAGCAAAGTGTGGCAAATATGTAATATTGAACGCGCTTTTGTTTTATAGAAACCGACAGGATAAATAAGTTTTTCAATTTCACGTGGCGTGAGAAGAATCATTCTTCTTGGTGTGGCGGCTTTTTTGAATAGCCGATAAGAAGCGTCTCGTGTTGTTTCATCTTTTGTGCGTAAACTTAAAACAGTCGAAATGAGTATTTTAAACGGATCATGATTTTTACGGGAAAACTCTGTAACAATTGGTAACCTAAATTTTGCAACTTCTTTTTCCAGCAGAGAAATAACAATATCAATATTTTTTATCTTCATTATGTGTATTTTCTTTTTTTGCTGTTAGCCGCACAGTCTTTCAGGTTTCCGGGGATCCTTAATGGTGTCTTGATAAAAAGTTTTTTTCACTAATCGATGTGCTATTTACTATACGCTCTACGCTAAGCGCTATCCGCTATTTGAGTCTCTGGTCTTTTAGAATAGATTCCACTTGATCATACGCATTGTATCTTTGAAGTTCTTTCCTGCTTCTCGTGCAATGGTCGGTTCGTAGCCGCAATGCATCATGCAGTTTTTACAGCGTTTATCATTGTTCGGGCCGTACTTCTCCCAGGGGGTTTTATTCATTAGTTCATTAAAACTGTCATAATGTGTATCGGTAATCAGGTAACAGGGGCTTTTCCATCCGCGGACATTTCGATTGGGATTTCCCCATGGGGTGCAGTCGTACGATCGCTTTCCTTGTAAGAAGTCCATATAAAGCGGTGTATTCATTATGGGTATCTTATCAAGGTGAGCGGAGAGTTCCTTAAATTTATTGATTGTCTTTTCCTTTGTGAGAAACATATCACTATCACTATCAAAATAACTGAATCCCGGTGCAAGCATTATTCCGTTTACCTTTAGAGATTTCAGTAATGTGAGAAGTGAAACGATTTCCCCAACATTTGTTTCACTATATATGGTCGTGTTAATAACCACCCGATATCCGCGTTTTTTTGCATCTTTGATGCTTTTTATCGCTTGGGCAAAAACACCTGACCTGTTACGGATGGCGTCATGAGTGGTATCCATTCCGTCAAGTGATACATTGATATTAAGATATGGGCTTGGTTTGTTTCGGGATAAAAAATCGGACAGCAGTAAGGCGTTGGTGCATAGGTATATATGTTTTTTTCTGGATATAATGCCGCTTACCAGTGCGTCAATTTCAGGATAGATGAGAGGTTCCCCTCCGGTTATTGAAATAATTGGTGCACCGGACTCATCGATTGCGCTAAAGCATTCTTTGAGTGACAACATATCACTAAGGGTGTCTTTAAATTCTCGTATTTTTCCGCATCCTTCACAGGAAAGGTTGCATTTATGGAGCGGTTCGAGCATGAGAACCAGAGGATAACGGTCATTATTCCTTACTTTGTTTTGAACAATGTAAGACGTTAGCGAATATAGTAATAATGGATGAAACTTCATAAAAAAATGTCTTGTTAGAAGTTAAATAATGATTGTATAATCTTTAGCAATTATACATGAATCGTCAGGAAAAGGGAGTAAAGAATGAAAGATATTTTCTTGAGGGAGAAGGAGTACACTTTGCATGCAATAAAAGAAGTTGCTCGCAAAGAACCCGAAACAACCTCTCTCAAAGATGATTCCAATGAAGTCAGAAATGCAATAGATAATGCCCGCTCATACCTTCTTAACCGTCAAGATGTAAGGGGTTTCTGGATAGAAGAACTTGAATGTGATTGCACTACCACTGCTGATTACATCATATTGCTCAATTTCCTTGGTTGGCAAGAAGGACAGTATAAGAAAAAGATCAAAAAAGCCGCTGTCCGCATACGTGAACTTCAGCAAGAAGACGGTAGTTGGAATATATTTTATAAAGGCCCAGGAGAAATCAGTGCAACGGTAAAAGCATATTTTGCGCTCAAGCTTGCCGGTTACAATCAAAATGAGCCGTTCATGAAAAAAGCGCGCGATTTCATCCTTAATAAAGGCGGTGTTGAACGCTCAAATATCTTTATGAAGCTCTATCTTGCGTTATTTGGACAATACAGCTGGAAAGGTGTGCCGGCGTTACCTGCAGAACTTATTTTCTTTAAAAGATTCTTTGTGTACGAAATGAGCTCGTGGACACGTACAATTGTTATCCCGCTTTTTATAATCGGATCATACAAACCACGCGTAGATTTACCTGAGGAAAAAGGTATCGGGGAACTTTTTGATGGTAAAGAGTTTACCAATGATGTCCTCATATCTTTTGATAAGAAGATTTTTAGCTGGAAAAACTTTTTCCTCGTTTTAGATACGATCTTTAAGTTCTTTGAGAAGATTCATTTTGTACCGCTGAGGAAGGTTGCCGTAAAGATGTGTGAAAAATGGATATATGAACATTTAGAAGGGTCAGCTGGTCTTGGGGCAATATGGCCTTCAATGGTAAATGCTGTCATGGCGCTTAAATGTTTGGATTATAAAGAAGATGATCTCATATTTATTAAGGCGATGACCGATATTGAGGATCTGGTTATAGAAGAAAAGAATACTGTTCGGGCACAACCCTGTGTTTCACCAGTATGGGACAGCGCAATAACCTTGATAAGTTTAGCTGAAAGCGGTTTGTCTCCAACATCTACTCCCATGCAAAAAGGTGGGAAATGGATTTTATCGAAGGAGATTAAAAAAGACGGTGATTGGAAAGTTAAGAATCATCAAGGAAACCCCGGCGGCTGGGCATTTGAATTTGAAAATGAATTTTATCCTGATATTGATGATAGCGCTATGGTTCTTCTGGCTCTCAAACGGCTCGATCTCGAAGAAAATGAAGAGGCCAAAACACTGGCAATTGAAAGAGCCCTTTCGTGGATACTTTCAATGCAAAACGATGATGGCGGTTGGGCCGCATTTGATAAAAATAATAACAAAGAAATATTAACGAATATACCGTTTGCGGATCATAATGCGATGATTGATCCGTCTTGTAATGATATTACGGGACGCGTATTAGAAGCCTTAGGTGATTTTGGGTTTACCGCAAGCGACGAGCCAGTTAAAAAAGCGGTTAATTATCTTTTGAAAAACCAGGATAAAGATGGATCGTGGTTCGGGCGATGGGGTGTAAATTATATTTATGGTACCTGGGCGGTTATAACAGGTATGGTCAATGTTGGTGTGTGTTTGGACGATTCGTGTATTCGAAAAGGGATTGAATGGATAAAAGAATGTCAAAATCAAGATGGCGGCTGGGGTGAGTCCGTCATATCGTATGATAGAATTGATTTAAAAGGAACAGGTGTGAGCACTGCATCTCAGACTGCATGGGCGCTTTTGACACTATTTTCTTGTGGAGAATATGAGTCAGCTATCGTGAGAAGCGGGATAGATTATCTCCTGCACTCGCAGCATAAGGATGGTATGTGGTTAGAGAATGAGTTTACCGGAACAGGTTTTCCAAAAGTATATTATTTGAAATATAATTCTTATAAAACCAATTTCCCTCTCTTGGCGCTATCACGATATTTCTATCGGAGATAAGCGTGATCCCTTGGTATCAAAATGCAATATTGTGCAGGCAAAAAAACATAATACTATGAACAAAAAAGTAATCACATTAATTATCGTCCTTTTATCCACTGTAATCTTACAGGCATGCAGTTCGGTTAATCCTCTTCTTCGTTATAATGAAGTGAAAAAAGAAGATGTACCTCTTCAGGAACGAAAATATCCTGCTCCTGAAAAGTACATGGATATGGGTGACTATAAGCTGTGCTATATCGAATACGGTGAGGGCGAGCCACTCCTGATATTGCCTGGCGTGAATTTATCTGTACATAACTGGCGTTATAATTTGCCGCGATATTTTAAGAAATATAAAGTGTATTGCATTGATTTTCCCGGATACGGTAAATCAGGTATGCCTGATGCCGATTACAAAATAGAATTCTTTTCTGATGCTGTTATGAAGTTTATGGACAAGAAAGGGATTAAAAAGACAAATCTTCTCGGTCATTCGCTTGGGGGACAGGTTGCAATATATCTTGCTGCGCAACATCCCGAACGGGTAAATAAACTAATACTGGAAACAGCTACCGGTGTCAGGCCACGATACGGCATTCTAGAAGATCTCATGATAATGTGGTTTATTACAGAAGACAGATTTGCAAACTTACCGCTTCATACCTTGCGTGAATATACCGAAAAAAATTTTTATAATGTATGTGATGCTTGTGAAGAGCTTTTCTGGTATCAAGCAGCGAAACGACTCCATAATCAGGGTACGAAAGAATATGAGAAACGAAACAGAGCGTTTGTGCGTGGAGTACGAAACATAATAATGACAAGCGTGAGAGATAAAGTTAAAAAAATCGATCATCCGACACTTATTATATGGGGACGAGATGATACTTTATGTAATGTGAAAGACGCATATTTTTTAAATGAACAGATGAAAAATTCACGGTTGTTTGTTATTGAAAATTGTGGACATCAACCGCACCTTGAACGCCCAATAGATTATGATGAGGCACTGTTTGATTTTCTGGATAAAAATGAAGCAAGTGAAGATAGCAGCATTAAAAAAAAATATCCCTCAATTGAAGAGTTGGTCGAAAGCGAAGTAAAAGAAGTGGAAAAGGAGTAACGTGAAAGCATTTATAACCGGTGCAACAGGATTTATTGGTTCGGCAGTAGTGCGAGAACTTTTACATGAAGGATGGAAGGTTCGCGCATTGGTGCGCGCGAAAAGTAATTCAAAAAATGTGCGGAAATTACCGATAGAGAGATGTTATGGCGATCTGTGCGATAAAGAATCTCTCATAAAAGGTATGCGCGGATGTCAGGCAGTGTTTCATGTTGCGGCACATTATGATTTGTGGCATGCTGATCCGCGAGTGCCATATAAAATTAATGTTGAAGGAACAAAAAATCTTTTAGAAGCAGCGCTCCAGACCAATATTGAAAAAGTTGTCTATACAAGCTCCGTGAGTACCATTGGTATATGTAAGGAAAAGAAGATTGGCCATGAAGAAACACCAATAGATTATAAATATATCGTTGGCCATTATAAGAGATCAAAATATCTTGCCGAAAAAGAAGCGTTCTCCTTTATTAAAAAAGGGCTTCAGGTTTACATTGTTAATCCGAGCACGCCAATTGGCGAAAGAGATATTAAGCCGACGCCGACCGGTAAGGTTATTGTTGATTACTTAAACGGTAAGATGTACGGTTATATTGAAACAGGGTTAAATATCATTGATGTAAAAGATGTTGCACGCGGACATATTCTTGCTATGCAAAAAGGGAAGGTTGGCGAGCGCTACATACTGGGAAATAAAAATCTTACTTTAAAAGAGATCTTTGATCTTCTAGAAAGTGTCACGGGAAAACCAGCCCCGCGGTTTAAAATACCGTATAATCTTGCCTTATGTGCAGGATTTGCTGACAGTGCTGTTGCAAAACTGCTGAAGAGACGTCCAAACATACCTCTTGATGGAGTGAAGATGGCACGTAAAAAGATGTTTTTTGATGCAACAAAAGCGGTACGAGAGCTTGGACTACCACAAACACCAGTGGAGCATTCATTTAAAAAAGCGTGTGAATGGTTTTCAAGTAACGGGTATGTAAAAGAGTAGTAATTATATGGGAGGATGAATGAAGAAGCGCATAATGAGTCAGATGAAAACAGCAATGAAAAGCGGACAGAAGAACGTCGTTGGTGTTCTGCGAATGATCATAGCTGATATACAAAAAGAAGAAATTGATCTCAAGAAAGAGTTAACCAACGAAGATGTGGTTAAGATAATCAAAAAGGGGATCAAATCACGTGAAGAGTCCCTGCGTATGTATATTGAAGGAAATCGTTCTGATCTTGCAAAAAAAGAAGAAGAAGAAATAAAAGTACTGGTAGACTATCTTCCAAAACAGTTTTCCGAAGATGAGACAGAGGAGCTTGTTGTTAAGATTGTTGCAGAGCTTGATCTTACCTCAAAAAAAGATATTGGCAAACTTATGAAAGAAGTTCTCGGAAGGTATGGAGCGCATGTCGATGGCCGGACAGTATTAACACTTGCTCAAAAAACACTGCAATAATAGTGATTGAGAATGAATGTGTTATCAGTCTTTTTGAGAGATACTGATAAACGTGACCTCTGGTCGACACAGAAACCGAAACGGTAATAACTTAAACGCGCTTAATCCTCTGCTTACATAACAGGGTATGTCATTAAGCGTGACAAAACCCGATGCATGCTTCCCCGGTAATATCGAATGAGTAACCATAGCACCTATAAACGGAAGACATATTTGCCCCCCGTGTGTGTGACCTGAAAGTGCAAGATCAATGAGTGTGTTTGGCGCGAACATC is a window encoding:
- a CDS encoding alpha/beta hydrolase — its product is MNKKVITLIIVLLSTVILQACSSVNPLLRYNEVKKEDVPLQERKYPAPEKYMDMGDYKLCYIEYGEGEPLLILPGVNLSVHNWRYNLPRYFKKYKVYCIDFPGYGKSGMPDADYKIEFFSDAVMKFMDKKGIKKTNLLGHSLGGQVAIYLAAQHPERVNKLILETATGVRPRYGILEDLMIMWFITEDRFANLPLHTLREYTEKNFYNVCDACEELFWYQAAKRLHNQGTKEYEKRNRAFVRGVRNIIMTSVRDKVKKIDHPTLIIWGRDDTLCNVKDAYFLNEQMKNSRLFVIENCGHQPHLERPIDYDEALFDFLDKNEASEDSSIKKKYPSIEELVESEVKEVEKE
- the shc gene encoding squalene--hopene cyclase is translated as MKDIFLREKEYTLHAIKEVARKEPETTSLKDDSNEVRNAIDNARSYLLNRQDVRGFWIEELECDCTTTADYIILLNFLGWQEGQYKKKIKKAAVRIRELQQEDGSWNIFYKGPGEISATVKAYFALKLAGYNQNEPFMKKARDFILNKGGVERSNIFMKLYLALFGQYSWKGVPALPAELIFFKRFFVYEMSSWTRTIVIPLFIIGSYKPRVDLPEEKGIGELFDGKEFTNDVLISFDKKIFSWKNFFLVLDTIFKFFEKIHFVPLRKVAVKMCEKWIYEHLEGSAGLGAIWPSMVNAVMALKCLDYKEDDLIFIKAMTDIEDLVIEEKNTVRAQPCVSPVWDSAITLISLAESGLSPTSTPMQKGGKWILSKEIKKDGDWKVKNHQGNPGGWAFEFENEFYPDIDDSAMVLLALKRLDLEENEEAKTLAIERALSWILSMQNDDGGWAAFDKNNNKEILTNIPFADHNAMIDPSCNDITGRVLEALGDFGFTASDEPVKKAVNYLLKNQDKDGSWFGRWGVNYIYGTWAVITGMVNVGVCLDDSCIRKGIEWIKECQNQDGGWGESVISYDRIDLKGTGVSTASQTAWALLTLFSCGEYESAIVRSGIDYLLHSQHKDGMWLENEFTGTGFPKVYYLKYNSYKTNFPLLALSRYFYRR
- a CDS encoding NAD-dependent epimerase/dehydratase family protein — encoded protein: MKAFITGATGFIGSAVVRELLHEGWKVRALVRAKSNSKNVRKLPIERCYGDLCDKESLIKGMRGCQAVFHVAAHYDLWHADPRVPYKINVEGTKNLLEAALQTNIEKVVYTSSVSTIGICKEKKIGHEETPIDYKYIVGHYKRSKYLAEKEAFSFIKKGLQVYIVNPSTPIGERDIKPTPTGKVIVDYLNGKMYGYIETGLNIIDVKDVARGHILAMQKGKVGERYILGNKNLTLKEIFDLLESVTGKPAPRFKIPYNLALCAGFADSAVAKLLKRRPNIPLDGVKMARKKMFFDATKAVRELGLPQTPVEHSFKKACEWFSSNGYVKE
- a CDS encoding GatB/YqeY domain-containing protein, yielding MKKRIMSQMKTAMKSGQKNVVGVLRMIIADIQKEEIDLKKELTNEDVVKIIKKGIKSREESLRMYIEGNRSDLAKKEEEEIKVLVDYLPKQFSEDETEELVVKIVAELDLTSKKDIGKLMKEVLGRYGAHVDGRTVLTLAQKTLQ